One window of the Hoplias malabaricus isolate fHopMal1 chromosome Y, fHopMal1.hap1, whole genome shotgun sequence genome contains the following:
- the LOC136679289 gene encoding tumor susceptibility gene 101 protein-like, protein MATNENALRKMLSKAYKYRDLTVREITNVTTAYKDLKPVMDNYVFNDGSTRELMSLSGTVPVSYRGNVYNIPICLWLLDTYPYNPPICFVKPTSTMMIKTGKHVDANGKIYLPYLHEWKHPQSDLFGLIQVMIVVFGEEPPVFSRPITQTPYPAFQPAGPPTPSYMANPPASQFGQSLTSNPGSFQGYPYPSGGSGYPATPGTALYSPVTPSNTGGPARDGTIGEDTIRASLVSAVSDKLRWRMKEEMDRAQAELDALKRTEEDLKKGHQRLEDMVTKLGQEIRDVDKNIELLKQKDEELTAALDKMENQSENNDIDDLIVPTAPLYRQILNLYAEENAIEDTIFYLGEALRRGVIDLDIFLKHVRLLSRKQFQLRALMQKARKTAGLSDLY, encoded by the exons ATGGCAACGAATGAAAACGCTCTCAGGAAAATGCTGTCTAAG gcttataaataCAGAGACCTGACAGTGAGGGAAATCACCAACGTTACAACAGCGTACAAAGACCTGAAACCTGTGATGGACAACTACG tgTTCAACGATGGCTCCACCAGAGAGTTGATGAGTCTTTCAGGAACTGTGCCAGTGAGCTATAGAG GAAATGTGTACAACATACCCATTTGCCTGTGGTTACTGGACACCTATCCTTACAATCCTCCGATCTGCTTCGTCAAGCCCACCAGCACCATGATGATCAAAACAGGAAAACATGTTGATGCTAATGGAAAAATCTACCTGCCGTACTTGCATGAATGGAAGCAT CCCCAGTCCGATTTATTTGGACTAATCCAGGTGATGATCGTGGTGTTTGGAGAAGAGCCACCAGTTTTTTCACGGCCCATTACACAGACACCTTACCCAGCTTTTCAGCCGGCTGGACCACCTACAC CTTCATATATGGCAAAcccaccagcatctcagtttggCCAGAGCCTCACCTCTAACCCAGG aagttTTCAGGGTTATCCCTACCCTTCTGGAGGTTCAGGATATCCAGCCACACCAGGAACAGCACTTTACTCACCTGTTACTCCTTCCAATACCGGGG GTCCCGCTCGTGATGGCACAATCGGAGAGGACACAATCCGTGCATCACTGGTGTCCGCAGTGAGTGATAAGCTGCGGTGGAGGATGAAGGAGGAAATGGATCGTGCTCAGGCTGAACTAGATGCTTTGAAGAGgacagaggaggatctgaaaaAGGGACACCAAAGGCTGGAAGACATGGTGACCAAGCTGGGCCAAGAAATA agAGATGTGGACAAAAACATTGAGCTTCTGAAGCAGAAGGATGAGGAGTTGACCGCTGCTCTGGACAAAATGGAGAATCAGTCGGAGAATAATGATATTGACGACCTGATCGTGCCAACAGCGCCACTCTACAGACAGATCCTGAACCTGTACGCTGAGGAGAATGCCATAGAAGACACCATCTTCTACTTGGGTGAGGCTTTGCGGAGAGGAGTCATAGACTTGGATATCTTCCTTAAG CATGTGAGACTCCTGTCACGCAAACAGTTCCAGTTGCGAGCTCTGATGCAGAAAGCCAGAAAAACTGCAGGCCTCAGTGATCTCTACTGA